A section of the Spirosoma pollinicola genome encodes:
- a CDS encoding DDE-type integrase/transposase/recombinase, whose product MEYLCWDIKYVWVQGERRNYYLLSIIDVYSRKILDWLFQRSICQVDLISLFRRINRSHELKGVILRNDNGSQFIAHSVRNFLKSSEIKQEFTHVATPEENSYIEAFHSILEHDVIERNEFASYYEAKAMLGRYFSHYNQHRLYRSIGFVTPHQKWEEAQVVDDTTFSENLSS is encoded by the coding sequence TTGGAATACCTGTGCTGGGACATCAAATATGTCTGGGTACAGGGGGAACGAAGGAATTACTATCTTCTGAGTATCATTGATGTGTACAGCCGTAAAATTCTGGACTGGTTGTTTCAACGCAGCATTTGTCAAGTCGACTTAATCAGTCTTTTTCGACGCATAAACCGGAGCCATGAACTGAAAGGGGTTATTTTGCGCAATGACAATGGCAGTCAATTCATCGCTCATTCGGTGCGTAACTTTTTGAAAAGCTCAGAGATCAAGCAGGAATTCACGCACGTGGCCACTCCTGAAGAGAACTCGTATATTGAAGCGTTTCACAGTATTCTGGAACATGATGTCATCGAACGAAATGAGTTTGCCAGCTATTATGAAGCCAAAGCAATGCTAGGCCGTTATTTTTCCCATTACAACCAGCATCGGCTATACCGTTCGATTGGCTTCGTAACACCCCATCAAAAATGGGAAGAAGCACAGGTAGTTGACGACACAACCTTTTCAGAAAATCTGTCCAGTTAA
- the ltrA gene encoding group II intron reverse transcriptase/maturase, giving the protein MTPKTEEQILNKELSSMHPKPEANRLIGTTDWHAIDWQKAFRLLKNLRSRIFRAAQEGDYKKKRSLQKLMLRSYANQVTSVRRITQLNAGKNTPGVDQVVVRMAVERQKLVEELSQYQPWKAKPARRVYIPKANGKRRPLGIPVIRDRCLQTMVVQALEPEWEAKFEASNYGFRPGRNGHDAIERIFRYARPDGRRKWVVDADIKGAFDHIDHSFLLERIGRFPAKRLLEQWLKAGYLEANVFYPTDSGTPQGGSCSPLLANIALHGLEQAMGMNYYHGGGRVQTCGPRRVVRYADDFLIFCSTQEDAQQAVLLLKDWLKERGLALSEEKTRIVHLTDGVDFLGFHVRQYPSRNTATGCKTLTKPSKASVQKIRDRLRAEWLGLKTQRVEVIVKRLNPIIRGWSNYFRIGVAYETFTKLDRWMFDRQVRYVRRMHPRKNYAWKQAKYWGRLNLDRQDKWVFGDKQTGMVLQKFVWTPIQRHILIQHTASPDDPRLRAYWQKRTQRKSADLVPSKQRIARRQNYQCPVCKTSLFTDEALHVHHVKPKQEGGSDAYSNLRLVHVTCHQQAHSKAFAATKTKQGTLSRLSSA; this is encoded by the coding sequence ATGACCCCAAAGACGGAAGAACAGATTTTGAACAAGGAGCTTAGTTCGATGCACCCTAAACCGGAAGCAAACCGACTCATTGGAACAACCGACTGGCATGCCATTGATTGGCAGAAGGCATTTCGGTTGCTCAAAAATCTACGCTCCCGCATCTTTCGGGCGGCTCAGGAAGGCGACTATAAAAAGAAGCGTTCCTTACAAAAGTTAATGTTGCGAAGTTATGCGAATCAAGTAACCAGCGTCCGTCGAATTACCCAACTCAATGCGGGTAAGAACACGCCGGGCGTGGACCAGGTGGTGGTCAGAATGGCTGTGGAACGCCAAAAGCTGGTGGAGGAACTGAGCCAATACCAACCTTGGAAAGCCAAACCCGCCCGACGGGTTTACATCCCCAAAGCCAACGGCAAACGAAGGCCTTTAGGGATTCCCGTTATCAGAGACCGATGCCTACAGACTATGGTCGTGCAGGCTTTAGAACCAGAATGGGAAGCCAAGTTTGAAGCCAGCAACTACGGATTTCGACCCGGCAGAAACGGTCATGATGCCATTGAACGCATCTTTCGGTACGCTCGTCCTGATGGTCGGCGAAAATGGGTGGTCGATGCGGACATCAAAGGCGCCTTTGATCACATTGATCATTCGTTTCTACTCGAACGCATCGGTCGTTTTCCTGCCAAAAGACTGCTTGAGCAATGGCTAAAAGCAGGTTATCTGGAAGCGAATGTCTTCTACCCGACTGACTCAGGCACTCCCCAGGGAGGAAGTTGTTCACCGCTATTAGCAAACATTGCCCTGCATGGCTTAGAGCAGGCAATGGGTATGAACTACTACCATGGGGGTGGTCGTGTACAAACCTGTGGACCGCGCCGGGTAGTGAGGTATGCCGACGATTTTCTGATCTTTTGCTCGACGCAGGAAGATGCCCAACAAGCCGTATTGTTGCTTAAAGACTGGTTGAAGGAAAGGGGATTAGCCCTATCAGAGGAGAAAACACGTATTGTTCATCTGACAGATGGGGTCGACTTCTTAGGTTTCCATGTGCGTCAATATCCGAGCCGAAACACGGCAACAGGCTGCAAAACGCTCACCAAACCCAGCAAAGCATCGGTTCAGAAAATCCGGGACCGTCTGCGAGCGGAGTGGTTAGGGTTGAAAACCCAGCGTGTGGAAGTGATTGTCAAACGGCTGAATCCGATCATTCGGGGTTGGTCGAACTACTTTCGGATTGGGGTCGCCTATGAGACCTTCACTAAGTTAGACCGCTGGATGTTCGACCGTCAGGTACGCTATGTTCGTCGGATGCATCCCCGTAAAAACTACGCCTGGAAACAGGCCAAGTATTGGGGACGGCTCAATCTGGATCGCCAGGATAAGTGGGTGTTTGGGGATAAGCAGACGGGCATGGTACTCCAGAAGTTTGTCTGGACACCCATCCAACGGCATATCCTGATTCAGCATACTGCCTCTCCGGACGATCCTCGTTTGCGGGCGTACTGGCAGAAACGTACCCAACGAAAGTCGGCTGATTTAGTACCCAGCAAGCAACGGATTGCCCGACGGCAGAACTACCAATGTCCGGTCTGCAAAACGAGTCTGTTTACGGATGAAGCCTTGCACGTTCATCATGTCAAACCAAAGCAAGAAGGGGGCAGTGATGCCTATTCCAATCTGCGGTTAGTTCATGTGACGTGTCATCAACAGGCACACTCGAAAGCATTCGCAGCAACAAAAACAAAGCAAGGAACCCTGAGCCGGTTGTCATCTGCTTGA
- a CDS encoding transposase — protein sequence MASAIRLQIKKAGGLQRGKNDAIDARRIAEYAFRFQDQMCLWQPPRLVLQKLATLSTLRQRLLRVRQQLQQPVNEHQGFVEKSLQKQLAKNCQASLKAINADLKNAEKQINVLIQGDDRLRELFGWITSVPGVGDAIAAEVLVATNEFKAINDPKKLACHAGVAPFEYRSGSSVRGKTRVSQHARLRLKSLFHLGAMSAIRMKGELQNYYQRKITEGKNKMLVLNAVRNKCLSPLNDWTKLQKQFSPFTFRNHEQNKAEFYSRRSLFHRPGSYP from the coding sequence GTGGCATCGGCCATCCGACTTCAAATTAAGAAGGCGGGTGGTCTTCAGCGAGGTAAGAACGACGCCATTGACGCTCGACGCATCGCCGAGTATGCCTTCCGTTTTCAAGATCAGATGTGCCTGTGGCAACCGCCACGGCTAGTTTTGCAAAAACTAGCGACTCTCAGTACCCTTCGTCAACGGCTTCTTCGAGTTCGCCAGCAACTTCAACAACCCGTTAACGAACATCAGGGCTTCGTGGAGAAGTCGTTGCAAAAACAACTGGCTAAAAATTGTCAGGCTTCGTTAAAAGCCATTAATGCTGACCTGAAAAATGCAGAGAAACAAATCAATGTGCTCATTCAGGGCGACGATCGGTTAAGAGAGCTTTTTGGCTGGATCACCTCCGTTCCCGGCGTAGGTGATGCCATTGCGGCTGAAGTGCTAGTAGCTACCAACGAATTTAAGGCCATCAACGATCCAAAAAAATTGGCCTGTCACGCTGGCGTAGCTCCCTTTGAATACCGATCGGGTAGTAGTGTGCGTGGAAAAACGCGCGTGAGCCAACATGCTCGTTTACGTCTAAAATCGCTCTTTCACTTAGGGGCCATGTCAGCGATCCGCATGAAAGGCGAGTTGCAGAATTACTATCAACGTAAGATTACTGAGGGCAAAAACAAAATGTTAGTTCTGAACGCAGTCCGTAACAAGTGTCTTAGCCCCCTGAATGACTGGACAAAATTGCAAAAACAGTTTAGTCCTTTTACATTCAGAAATCATGAGCAAAATAAGGCGGAGTTTTACTCCCGAAGATCGTTATTCCATCGTCCAGGAAGCTATCCGTGA
- a CDS encoding IS110 family transposase, whose amino-acid sequence MDIRHFIGIDVSKNTLDWAVYANKGIIWQTQSENSPVAIRAIIKQLLALPNFQIANCVVCMEHTGLYNAS is encoded by the coding sequence ATGGACATTCGCCATTTCATTGGTATTGATGTTTCTAAGAACACTCTTGACTGGGCTGTTTATGCCAATAAAGGCATCATCTGGCAAACCCAATCGGAAAATTCACCCGTGGCCATTCGGGCAATTATCAAACAACTCCTGGCTTTGCCCAACTTCCAGATCGCAAACTGTGTGGTCTGCATGGAACATACTGGACTTTACAACGCTAGCTAG
- a CDS encoding helix-turn-helix domain-containing protein, producing MPKYKPADYEVLRRRCVDLDQAGWKQGPIAQALGLTQGWVSQTLKKYRQQGALGLQWRKPPGAPTRLTADQLCQLVEALNKGAEHHGFAGAVWTRPRVNEVIKKLFNVSYDPSQVGRLLKKVGWSRQKPQAKARQQDAGAVAQWRQERLPELKKS from the coding sequence ATGCCAAAATACAAACCAGCGGATTACGAAGTATTACGACGACGCTGTGTCGATCTCGATCAGGCGGGTTGGAAGCAAGGTCCTATTGCCCAAGCGCTTGGCTTGACTCAAGGCTGGGTTAGTCAGACGCTAAAGAAGTATCGTCAACAAGGGGCCCTGGGCTTGCAGTGGCGCAAGCCCCCCGGAGCACCCACTCGGTTGACGGCTGATCAGCTTTGTCAACTCGTTGAAGCACTCAATAAAGGAGCTGAGCACCATGGTTTTGCCGGTGCCGTTTGGACAAGGCCCCGCGTCAATGAGGTCATCAAGAAGCTCTTCAATGTCAGTTATGATCCTTCCCAAGTTGGGCGTTTGTTGAAGAAAGTAGGTTGGAGCCGACAAAAACCACAGGCTAAGGCCCGGCAGCAGGATGCAGGAGCGGTGGCTCAATGGCGTCAGGAGCGGCTACCCGAGCTCAAAAAAAGTTAA
- a CDS encoding transposase, whose protein sequence is MADFFKALNLRSEYLINSFPVNVCDNIRISRSRLVRGEDYRGKIVSKRRYFFGFRVQMVTPLEKQPVQFFIPPGSYVDVSALQMMHLTLPAGSEVYGDSGYTDYEQEELYADCEQIYLTIQRKANSQRPDQAWEGAYKKMLRQDIEKAFSQVTLRFPKKIHAVTEVGFLIKIVLFLLAYALETNLQHTT, encoded by the coding sequence TTGGCAGACTTTTTTAAAGCACTTAATCTGAGAAGTGAGTATCTGATAAATTCGTTTCCAGTGAACGTTTGTGACAACATCCGCATCAGCCGGTCGCGGCTGGTAAGAGGAGAAGACTACCGGGGAAAGATCGTGTCCAAAAGGCGCTACTTCTTTGGCTTTCGAGTTCAAATGGTGACTCCCCTCGAGAAGCAACCTGTGCAGTTTTTCATTCCGCCCGGCTCGTATGTTGATGTAAGTGCCCTTCAGATGATGCATTTGACTTTACCCGCTGGTAGCGAAGTTTACGGAGATTCAGGCTATACGGACTACGAACAGGAAGAATTGTATGCGGATTGTGAGCAGATTTACTTGACGATCCAACGCAAGGCGAATAGCCAGCGGCCTGATCAAGCCTGGGAAGGGGCTTACAAGAAAATGCTTCGTCAAGACATCGAGAAGGCTTTCAGCCAGGTTACGTTGCGGTTTCCCAAGAAAATTCATGCGGTTACCGAAGTGGGTTTTCTGATCAAAATCGTTTTGTTTCTATTGGCTTATGCTCTCGAAACAAACTTGCAACATACAACTTAG
- a CDS encoding IS630 family transposase, translating to MQERWLNGVRSGYPSSKKVKAEGRVILYVDESACYLLPLLAHTWAPCGQTPVVIERAGRSHLSLIATIAPNGRLYVAGQDQPFTSEDIVWFLTKLCSRYRKRDLLVIWDGASIHRSEVVKALLGAKPGRIHLERLPAYSPELNPVELLWSQLKRSLKNQVFTSLEELAVAVLEKIRLLEQDPKLVKAFFRKKEIGFITS from the coding sequence ATGCAGGAGCGGTGGCTCAATGGCGTCAGGAGCGGCTACCCGAGCTCAAAAAAAGTTAAAGCCGAAGGGCGGGTAATTCTCTACGTTGATGAATCCGCTTGCTATTTACTGCCACTGTTGGCTCATACTTGGGCACCGTGTGGCCAAACACCAGTGGTCATCGAGCGAGCTGGTCGATCACACTTAAGCTTGATCGCTACTATAGCTCCTAATGGGCGCCTGTATGTAGCTGGGCAAGATCAGCCTTTCACAAGCGAAGATATTGTGTGGTTTCTGACCAAACTGTGTAGTCGCTATCGAAAACGAGACTTGTTGGTGATTTGGGACGGCGCATCGATTCATCGTAGCGAAGTAGTTAAAGCCTTACTGGGTGCCAAGCCTGGTCGAATTCATTTAGAGCGTTTACCCGCCTACAGTCCCGAACTCAATCCAGTCGAGTTATTATGGAGTCAACTAAAGCGAAGTTTAAAGAATCAGGTATTCACCAGCTTAGAGGAACTGGCTGTAGCCGTTCTGGAAAAGATCAGGCTTTTAGAGCAGGACCCAAAACTTGTGAAAGCATTCTTCCGTAAGAAAGAAATAGGCTTTATTACAAGCTAA
- a CDS encoding IS3 family transposase — protein MKLDGSRVDNQLVVSSIRQLLNVEFNALGYEYITYELKKEYVINKKKVYRLMKQHNLLLGKVIRPTGKREFVKF, from the coding sequence ATGAAACTGGATGGATCGCGGGTCGACAATCAACTGGTAGTGAGTAGTATACGGCAATTACTGAATGTTGAATTCAATGCCCTTGGCTATGAATACATTACGTATGAGTTGAAAAAAGAATACGTGATCAACAAGAAAAAGGTGTATCGGCTAATGAAGCAACATAATTTGCTCTTAGGTAAAGTGATCCGACCGACGGGCAAACGGGAGTTCGTTAAATTCTGA
- a CDS encoding transposase, which yields MSKIRRSFTPEDRYSIVQEAIRDGHAETSRKYSLSPSLLRRWRLKYLSKGKEGLKDSYARLDPQLRALEEENERLKRKKTPIQPRRS from the coding sequence ATGAGCAAAATAAGGCGGAGTTTTACTCCCGAAGATCGTTATTCCATCGTCCAGGAAGCTATCCGTGACGGCCATGCCGAGACTTCTCGTAAGTACAGCCTATCCCCTTCGCTGCTGCGCAGGTGGCGATTGAAATATTTGAGCAAAGGCAAAGAAGGCCTGAAAGATTCCTATGCACGTCTCGATCCCCAACTGCGGGCTCTCGAAGAGGAAAATGAACGCTTGAAGCGGAAAAAAACGCCTATTCAACCCAGGAGAAGCTAA
- a CDS encoding transposase, with amino-acid sequence MHHAKVVKTEFDTWESQGLSIFYLPTYSPHLNPIEILWRFCKYKWLNKTHYKSWSTLKKAILYIFKEYGSIYTISFTNLIVKNTQVSIKLNSA; translated from the coding sequence ATTCATCATGCAAAAGTGGTTAAAACCGAATTTGATACTTGGGAAAGCCAAGGTCTATCCATTTTTTATTTACCTACCTACAGTCCTCATCTGAATCCCATTGAAATTCTGTGGCGCTTCTGCAAATATAAGTGGCTTAACAAAACGCATTATAAAAGCTGGTCAACCTTAAAGAAAGCTATTCTTTATATTTTTAAGGAGTATGGGTCGATATATACCATCAGCTTTACAAACCTTATTGTAAAAAATACCCAAGTTAGTATCAAGCTTAATTCTGCCTAA
- a CDS encoding ArsR/SmtB family transcription factor has protein sequence MAVAQKLTKTTILLGTVAHPTRLRIMLLLNEHNELSVSALTKHLGKNHSSISHDLTGMRTNGLVKSRRELRKVFYSLTEPTWIGCIKTFINSRIV, from the coding sequence ATGGCTGTGGCACAGAAACTAACGAAAACGACTATCCTCCTAGGAACGGTCGCCCATCCGACAAGACTGAGAATTATGTTATTGCTGAATGAACATAATGAATTATCCGTTTCAGCACTTACAAAGCATCTCGGTAAGAACCATTCGTCTATTTCCCATGACTTGACTGGTATGAGGACTAATGGATTAGTAAAATCTCGTAGAGAATTAAGAAAAGTGTTCTATTCGTTGACTGAACCTACCTGGATAGGCTGCATAAAAACCTTTATTAATAGCCGAATCGTGTGA
- a CDS encoding transposase has product MVKRRVFDEAFKEMAVELSYVKGSIQEAARELDIDPGRISKWRQRHKKNDQTLPANTTLTDEQQQIRRLPS; this is encoded by the coding sequence ATGGTTAAACGACGTGTGTTTGACGAAGCATTCAAGGAAATGGCTGTCGAGCTGTCTTATGTAAAAGGATCAATTCAAGAAGCCGCCCGCGAATTGGACATCGATCCAGGACGAATCAGCAAATGGAGACAACGCCACAAAAAAAACGATCAAACGTTGCCTGCCAATACCACACTTACTGACGAACAGCAACAGATCAGAAGGTTGCCTAGCTAG
- a CDS encoding TonB-dependent receptor, whose translation MKNIFFVGLCLLTIVSAFGQTNLVIRVEDSLTHEPVIAATIRTVTKPVIGAVTDVNGIARITNLSADVKTLTVSAVGYTTGQFPITTGRDTLVFRLKPEVEAINEVTVTATRTNSRIEDLPIKVEVLGQEDMDEESAVVPGNVSSILGDISIIHIQRTSAVNGNQAIRMQGLDPKYTQILRDGLPLYEGFSGNLGVLQIPPLDLKQVEIIKGSVSTLYGGGAIGGMINIVSKSPTSEKPTFTALINHSGLKENNLNAYYSQRYGKTGLTLFSGYTNQAAVDVTGDGYTDSPQIKQFNFHPKFFYNPTDHTRVNIGYAFTQEHREGGYLPALEGTEPNAYRNITDLQRHTVDFDASHNTSENNSLTLKGAVSTFHRQNTDYRKLSDGRQSSIYLEGNDLVRFGKHQLIAGANLTIEAFRKNPDSTRLVDYTYQTIGGFVQDDWQVGEKVALQAGLRFDHHNTFGNFLLPRLSVKLKPADPWTVRLSVGTGYKTPNLFVNQTPGALNVSLIFPRLLPIDVATVKAEKSVGANMDIAYTKTFESGLSVQVDQAFYYTYVNSPVVSAFASTSSNLGAYTQLINAPYNLFSVGTDTYVRLEYKDYELYLGYNHTLSRRDGPSSPDPTDNSYLPLAPQDKFSTTLAWENEHFRFGIETAYVGTQYLYNNQKVANYWFFAGAAEYHYNDHWRLVLNAENLFNVRQANYETVVSGPITQPTFRPIWAPLEGRIVNLALKFTL comes from the coding sequence ATGAAAAACATCTTTTTTGTTGGCTTGTGCCTGTTGACTATCGTATCAGCTTTCGGACAAACGAATCTCGTTATTCGGGTTGAAGACAGCCTAACGCATGAACCGGTTATTGCGGCAACCATTCGTACTGTTACAAAACCGGTCATTGGTGCCGTTACCGATGTAAATGGCATTGCCCGAATTACGAATTTATCCGCCGATGTTAAAACACTAACGGTTAGTGCCGTGGGTTACACTACGGGACAATTTCCGATAACAACTGGCAGGGACACACTGGTTTTTCGTCTAAAACCTGAAGTAGAAGCGATTAACGAAGTAACCGTAACCGCTACCCGAACCAACTCCCGTATCGAAGATTTGCCCATTAAAGTTGAGGTACTGGGGCAAGAAGATATGGACGAAGAAAGTGCCGTAGTGCCGGGAAATGTGAGCAGCATCCTGGGCGACATTTCCATCATACACATTCAGCGAACATCGGCCGTAAACGGCAATCAGGCTATCCGTATGCAGGGGCTTGACCCAAAATACACACAAATTCTACGCGATGGTCTGCCTCTGTACGAAGGATTTTCGGGCAACCTCGGCGTGTTGCAGATTCCACCGCTGGACTTGAAACAGGTAGAGATTATCAAAGGCTCGGTGTCTACCCTCTATGGCGGTGGCGCTATTGGCGGTATGATCAACATCGTATCCAAATCGCCCACCTCCGAAAAACCCACCTTCACCGCACTTATCAACCATTCTGGCCTTAAAGAAAATAACCTGAACGCCTATTACTCCCAACGATACGGCAAAACCGGCCTGACGCTGTTTAGTGGGTATACCAACCAGGCCGCAGTGGATGTAACGGGCGATGGCTACACAGACAGTCCACAGATCAAGCAATTCAATTTTCACCCCAAATTCTTCTACAACCCTACCGATCATACGCGGGTAAACATTGGCTACGCGTTCACGCAGGAACACCGCGAAGGAGGTTACCTGCCTGCGCTCGAAGGCACCGAACCGAATGCCTATCGCAACATCACCGACCTGCAACGGCATACCGTCGATTTCGATGCCAGCCACAATACATCCGAGAATAATTCTCTTACCCTGAAAGGCGCCGTTAGTACGTTCCACCGCCAGAATACCGATTACCGGAAGCTCTCCGACGGGCGACAGTCGTCTATTTACCTGGAAGGCAACGATCTGGTACGTTTTGGCAAACACCAGCTCATTGCGGGGGCGAACCTAACCATTGAGGCTTTCCGCAAAAACCCGGATAGCACCCGGCTTGTCGACTACACCTACCAGACCATCGGCGGGTTTGTGCAGGACGATTGGCAAGTGGGCGAAAAAGTCGCGTTGCAGGCAGGATTACGTTTCGATCACCACAATACGTTCGGTAATTTTCTATTGCCCCGCCTGTCGGTAAAACTAAAACCCGCCGACCCCTGGACAGTGCGCCTGAGCGTTGGAACGGGCTACAAAACCCCGAACCTCTTTGTGAACCAAACGCCCGGCGCGCTGAATGTCAGTCTGATATTCCCCCGCCTGCTGCCCATCGACGTAGCTACCGTGAAGGCGGAAAAATCGGTTGGGGCTAACATGGATATTGCCTACACAAAAACATTCGAGAGCGGCTTATCCGTACAGGTCGATCAGGCGTTTTATTATACGTATGTCAACTCGCCGGTGGTATCGGCCTTTGCCAGTACGTCCAGTAACTTGGGAGCTTATACGCAACTGATCAATGCACCCTACAACCTGTTCAGCGTAGGAACGGATACCTACGTTCGACTCGAATACAAGGATTACGAACTGTATCTGGGCTATAATCATACGCTCTCCCGGCGCGACGGACCGTCCAGTCCGGACCCAACGGACAACAGTTATCTCCCGCTGGCTCCGCAAGACAAATTTTCGACCACACTGGCCTGGGAAAACGAGCACTTCCGGTTTGGTATTGAAACGGCGTATGTGGGTACGCAATACCTCTACAACAATCAGAAAGTAGCGAATTACTGGTTTTTTGCCGGAGCCGCCGAATATCACTATAACGACCACTGGCGCCTGGTCCTGAATGCCGAAAATCTGTTCAACGTCCGACAGGCCAACTACGAAACCGTCGTTAGCGGCCCCATTACCCAACCCACTTTCCGCCCCATCTGGGCACCCCTCGAAGGCCGGATTGTGAATCTGGCCCTGAAGTTCACGTTGTGA
- a CDS encoding GNAT family N-acetyltransferase gives MIDPLTIRIRPEQSADQPATEALALAAFDPDPRVAELVRRLRASDSLIPELNLVAQLEDTLVGHLMFSRTSITSGHQVAPLSPLGVLPTYQRQHIGSALMKHALNWLAASPYPVVVLEGVPSYYPRFGFVPAHDLGIDPPFNLPPAVWQAYCLPAYSSQVKGTVHYPEPFDLNLLHLTGDFF, from the coding sequence ATGATTGATCCACTTACGATCCGTATTCGTCCTGAGCAAAGTGCCGACCAGCCAGCCACTGAAGCGCTGGCGCTGGCCGCTTTTGATCCTGATCCCAGAGTCGCCGAATTGGTTCGGCGCTTACGAGCCTCTGACTCCCTAATTCCCGAGTTAAACTTAGTCGCTCAGCTAGAGGATACCCTTGTCGGACACCTCATGTTCAGTCGAACCTCTATCACGTCGGGTCATCAAGTAGCTCCGCTCTCTCCCTTGGGGGTGTTGCCTACTTACCAACGGCAGCATATTGGTTCTGCCTTGATGAAGCATGCCTTAAACTGGTTAGCCGCTAGCCCCTATCCGGTCGTGGTCTTAGAAGGCGTTCCTTCCTATTACCCCCGGTTTGGTTTTGTACCAGCTCACGACTTAGGGATTGATCCTCCTTTTAATCTACCTCCAGCTGTCTGGCAGGCTTACTGCTTACCGGCTTATAGTAGTCAGGTAAAGGGAACGGTTCACTATCCAGAACCCTTCGATTTGAACTTGCTACATTTGACTGGAGACTTTTTTTAG